A region of Flavobacterium indicum GPTSA100-9 = DSM 17447 DNA encodes the following proteins:
- a CDS encoding glucosaminidase domain-containing protein, with translation MIKKIVFFFFTILVISCGSSKVRTSKTVSKTTYPSKNTTTTSKPTTSKPKNTNATGEILVATSKVKATTEDVKKYIEDFKETAKSNMKQYGIPASIIMAQGILESGAGFGRLCKEANNHFGIKCHTGWTGETVTHDDDALQECFRKYKDPAESYRDHALFLTSRKRYESLFKLDKGDYQAWANGLKQAGYATDTLYPSKLVGIIERYELYKLDNEVLGRNFIPTPKQEIVLNEGEYVIQKGDTLYSLSKKFNLSVEELKQLNNISDTAIAVGQKIKTKK, from the coding sequence ATGATTAAAAAGATAGTATTCTTCTTCTTTACCATTTTGGTAATAAGTTGTGGAAGTTCTAAAGTAAGAACAAGTAAGACAGTATCAAAAACTACTTATCCGAGTAAAAATACAACTACTACTTCAAAACCCACTACTTCTAAACCTAAAAACACGAATGCAACGGGTGAAATTTTAGTTGCAACTTCAAAAGTTAAAGCAACTACAGAAGATGTAAAAAAATATATAGAGGATTTTAAAGAAACGGCTAAATCCAACATGAAACAATACGGAATTCCAGCGAGTATAATAATGGCGCAAGGAATATTAGAATCAGGAGCAGGTTTCGGTCGTTTATGTAAAGAAGCTAATAATCATTTTGGAATTAAATGTCATACTGGTTGGACTGGTGAAACAGTTACACATGACGATGATGCTTTGCAAGAATGTTTTAGAAAATATAAAGATCCTGCTGAATCTTACCGTGATCATGCTCTATTTTTAACGTCAAGAAAAAGATATGAATCGTTGTTTAAATTAGATAAAGGAGATTATCAGGCATGGGCAAATGGTTTAAAACAAGCGGGTTATGCAACAGATACATTGTACCCTTCTAAGTTAGTTGGAATAATAGAACGATATGAGTTGTATAAATTAGATAATGAAGTTTTAGGTAGAAATTTTATTCCTACTCCAAAACAAGAAATTGTTTTAAATGAGGGGGAATACGTAATTCAAAAAGGAGATACTTTATATTCATTATCAAAAAAATTCAATCTTTCAGTGGAAGAATTAAAACAATTAAATAATATTTCAGATACGGCCATTGCTGTGGGTCAAAAAATTAAAACTAAAAAATAA